The following coding sequences lie in one Anguilla anguilla isolate fAngAng1 chromosome 14, fAngAng1.pri, whole genome shotgun sequence genomic window:
- the LOC118212994 gene encoding ileal sodium/bile acid cotransporter-like produces the protein MSNCSGYAEGCVGNETVSGDTLADASMDMLHQALGIVLASLLAMVVFSLGCTIKVDKLWSHLRRPWAILVGLLCQFGLMPLTAHLLSLAFAVRPVQALAVLIMGCCPGGTISNIITYWLDGDMDLSITMTSCSTVLGLGMMPLCLYIYTRFWMDKGSINIPFFNIGVTLITLIVPVACGAFVNYKWPKAAKTILKVGSVLGSLLILVIAIASVALYKGSWNTDTSMVIIGVIFPLIGYAAGFIIAIIVRQPWHRCRTVAMETGAQNVQICSTVLQLSFPPEQLVFMFIFPMIYGVFQLSSGLLLVAVYQTYKRVAVQKPEDTTALGHLQGNPSHSNGQGEVNVTFENDQSVIPVKEDASESFQI, from the exons ATGTCGAACTGCAGCGGCTATGCAGAGGGCTGTGTGGGTAACGAGACTGTTTCTGGGGATACTCTGGCCGATGCCTCCATGGACATGCTGCACCAGGCACTGGGCATAGTGCTCGCCAGCCTGCTGGCTATGGTGGTCTTCTCTCTGGGCTGCACCATCAAGGTTGACAAACTCTGGTCTCACCTGCGCCGGCCCTGGGCCATCCTGGTGGGCCTCCTGTGCCAGTTCGGGCTCATGCCCCTCACAGCGCACCTGCTCTCCCTGGCCTTTGCCGTCAGGCCCGTGCAGGCACTTGCCGTGCTCATTATGGGATGTTGCCCTGGTGGGACTATCTCCAACATCATCACCTACTGGCTCGATGGCGACATGGACCTCAG CATCACCATGACATCTTGCTCAACGGTGCTTGGTCTGGGTATGATGCCGCTCTGCCTGTACATCTACACACGCTTCTGGATGGACAAGGGCAGCATTAACATTCCCTTCTTTAATATAG GTGTTACGCTCATCACCTTGATTGTCCCAGTTGCCTGTGGTGCCTTTGTCAATTACAAGTGGCCCAAAGCAGCCAAAACAATCTTGAAG GTGGGCAGTGTGCTTGGTTCCCTCCTCATTCTGGTGATTGCCATTGCCAGTGTTGCCTTATATAAAGGCTCCTGGAATACTGACACCTCTATGGTGATCATTGGGGTCATTTTCCCATTGATCGGCTACGCCGCTGGATTCATCATCGCCATTATTGTAAGGCAACCATGGCACAG GTGCAGGacggttgccatggagacaggGGCGCAGAACGTGCAGATCTGTTCTACCGTGCTGCAGCTCTCTTTCCCCCCAGAGCAGCTGGTGTTCATGTTCATCTTCCCTATGATTTATGGCGTATTCCAGCTGTCCAGTGGCCTCCTGCTGGTCGCAG TGTATCAGACATATAAAAGGGTGGCTGTACAGAAACCAGAGGACACAACTGCTCTTGGACATCTGCAGGGCAACCCCAGCCATAGCAATGGACAAGGCGAAGTTAAtgtgacatttgaaaatgaccaGTCTGTCATCCCAGTTAAGGAAGATGCATCTGAGTCTTTCcaaatttaa
- the klhl8 gene encoding kelch-like protein 8, with the protein MAPGDMVPEHARQLKPREKPLPQPRPSECDSEVDGTFVFEAHEAWKEFHNSLRQFYEAGELCDVTLKVGSKLIPCHKLVLACVIPYFRAMFLSEMSEAKQELIEIRDFDGDAIQDLVTFAYSSRLTLTVDNVQPLLYAACILQVELVARACCEYMKAHFHPSNCLAVRTFAESHNRVDLMDMADRYACEHFREVVECEDFPCVSPQHLCTLLSSSDLNILSETQVYSAAVKWLKANPQHHAAWLDRIMCQVRLPLLPVDFLTGTVAKEEMIKGNLSCRDLLDEARNYHLHLSNKVVPDFEYSIRTTHRKYTAGVLFCVGGRGGSGDPFRSIECYSISKNSWFFGPEMNSRRRHVGVISVGGKVYAVGGHDGSEHLGNMEMFDPLTNKWMMKASMNTKRRGIALAALGGPIYAIGGLDDNSCFNDVERYDIESDRWSAVAPMNTPRGGVGSVALGSHVYAVGGNDGIASLSSVERFDPHLNKWTEVKEMGQRRAGNGVSELNGCLYVVGGFDDNSPLSSVERFDPRSHRWEYVAELTTPRGGVGVATVMGRVFAVGGHNGNIYLNTVEAFDPRMNRWELVGSVSHCRAGAGVAVCASHISQIRDVGQGSSNVVDCM; encoded by the exons ATGGCCCCGGGCGACATGGTGCCGGAGCACGCCAGGCAGCTCAAACCCCGGGAGAAGCCGCTGCCACAGCCCCGGCCCTCGGAGTGCGACAGTGAGGTGGACGGCACCTTCGTTTTCGAGGCGCACGAGGCCTGGAAGGAGTTCCATAATTCCCTGCGGCAGTTCTACGAGGCGGGCGAGCTCTGTGACGTCACGCTTAAG GTGGGCAGCAAGCTGATACCATGCCACAAGCTCGTGCTGGCATGCGTCATCCCCTACTTCAGGGCCATGTTCCTGTCGGAGATGTCTGAGGCCAAGCAGGAGCTGATCGAAATCCGCGACTTCGACGGGGACGCCATCCAGGACCTGGTGACCTTTGCCTACTCCTCGCGCCTGACGCTGACGGTGGACAACGTGCAGCCTCTGCTGTACGCGGCTTgcatcctgcaggtggagctggtgGCCCGGGCCTGCTGCGAGTACATGAAGGCCCACTTCCACCCGTCCAACTGCCTGGCGGTGCGCACCTTCGCCGAGAGCCACAACCGCGTGGACCTGATGGACATGGCCGACCGCTACGCCTGCGAGCACTTCCGCGAGGTGGTGGAGTGCGAGGACTTCCCCTGCGTGTCGCCGCAGCACCTGTGCACCCTGCTGTCGTCCAGCGACCTCAACATCCTGTCCGAGACGCAGGTGTACAGCGCCGCCGTCAAGTGGCTGAAGGCCAACCCGCAGCACCACGCGGCCTGGCTGGACCGCATCATGTGCCAG GTGCGTCTCCCCCTGCTGCCCGTGGACTTCCTCACGGGGACGGTGGCCAAAGAAGAGATGATCAAGGGCAACCTGAGCTGCCGTGACCTGCTGGACGAGGCCAGGAACTACCACCTGCACCTCAGCAACAAGGTGGTCCCAGACTTTGAGTATTCCATCCGCACCACGCACAGGAAGTACACGGCAG GCGTGCTGTTCTGCGTGGGCGGGCGTGGCGGGTCCGGGGACCCGTTCCGCAGCATCGAGTGTTACTCCATCAGCAAGAACAGCTGGTTCTTCGGGCCCGAGATGAACAGCCGCCGCAGGCACGTGGGAGTCATCTCTGTGGGAG GGAAAGTTTATGCAGTTGGAGGACACGATGGAAGTGAACACTTGGGAAACATGGAAATGTTTGACCCTCTAACTAATAAATGGATGATGAAGGCATCCATGAACACCAAAAG GAGGGGGATTGCCCTGGCTGCGCTCGGAGGCCCTATATACGCTATCGGGGGACTGGACGATAACTCCTGCTTCAACGACGTGGAGCGCTATGACATTGAGTCGGACCGCTGGAGTGCTGTGGCCCCCATGAACACGCCCCGTGGGGGGGTCGGCTCCGTGGCCCTGGGG AGCCATGTGTACGCTGTGGGGGGTAACGATGGCATAGCGTCGCTCTCCAGCGTGGAGAGGTTCGACCCCCACCTCAACAAGTGGACGGAGGTGAAGGAGATGGGGCAGCGGCGGGCCGGGAACGGCGTCAGCGAGCTCAACGGCTGCCTCTACGTCGTGG GGGGCTTCGATGACAACTCTCCGCTGAGCTCCGTGGAGCGCTTTGACCCCCGCTCACACCGCTGGGAGTACGTGGCGGAGTTGACCACGCCCAGAGGGGGCGTGGGTGTGGCCACTGTCATGGGCCGCGTCTTTGCCGTGGGCGGGCACAACGGTAACATCTACCTAAACACGGTGGAGGCCTTCGACCCACGCATGAACAG GTGGGAGCTGGTGGGGTCGGTGTCTCACTGCCGGGCCGGTGCCGGGGTGGCCGTCTGCGCCTCCCACATCAGCCAGATCAGGGACGTGGGCCAGGGCTCCAGCAACGTGGTGGACTGCATGTGA